The stretch of DNA TCGTCCTTGGCTCCAGGCTCCTTGCCCGGCCCGTAGTAGCGGCCCTTGGTGGTGATCGACGTGCCGGTCGCCTCGACCACCTTATTAATGTTGTCCTTATTGGACATGTGCCAACGCGTGCTTTGAGGCAAGTCGTTGATGTTCATCTTCGCGTGGTGGACGGCAGAGTCCGGACCACGCTTGatgctgccaaagacgaCTTGGAAattgttcagcttgtcggACGGCACCTCTgccgtctcgtcgtcgtcgtcgtcgtcgtagttGGTCTCGGAGCCGTTTTCCCCCTCGTACAGCGTTCTGTCgagcttctttttctgctcccTAATTTcggccagcttctccagccCGCGGCCCCCAAACCCAGACCCATACTTCACCTCGCCACGCTTGAGCTTTTCGCGGAACCGGCTCGCAATCTGTGCCAGCTCTGCAGGCGGCTGCGTGCCCGAAAGCTCCAGCAACCGCACTATGTCGCTGGCACTTCGCTCCTGGTGCCGTGTGACAAACGTGACGGCCGTTCCCGAGCGGCCCGCGCGCCCCGTGCGCCCCACGCGGTGCACGTAGTCCTCCATGTGGTTGGGCGAGTCGTAGTTGACCACCAAATTCAAATCCTTCACGTCCAAGCCGCGCGACGCAACCGACGTAGCAACCAATATGTCAATCACGTTGCTCTTGAAATCAGAAATAATGCCGTCCCTGTCAATCTGCTCTTTCCCGCCATGCAGCGACAGCGTCGGATACCCTCTGATGATGAGCTGATTTGCCAGACTGTCGCAGCTGTCCTGCTTGTCGACGaaaattaatatttttcccGAGTCGCTGCTCTGGAAGCGGGCCAGAACTTGCAGCAAACGGCCGAatttctgctcctcgtccagaatctCGAACTGCTGCatgatcttgtcgttcACCAGGTTCTTGGCCCCCACAAGCACCTCGACCGGGTCTGTCAAACACCGCCTGGCAAGAGCCTCCATCCGCGGAGGAAATGTTGCCGAAAATAGAACGGTCTGCCGGTCCGGCCTCGTCActttcaagatcttcatCACCTGTGGCTCGAACCCCATGTCAAACATGCggtcggcctcgtccagaacgagGTACGTCACATGACTGAGCCGCAGAACGCGGCCATTGTTCGCGCACAGCAGATCGATGATCCGTCCCGGCGTGCCGACTACCAGGTCGCAGCctttcttgatctcggcAATTTGCTGACTAATAGACTGTCCGCCgtagcagcagcaaccGCGCAGCTTGAGCGCCTCGAGAAAAACACTGCTTTCGTTGAATATCTGCATTGCCAGCTCCCTAGTTGGCGTCATCACCAGAGCACGCACAGACGGTGCCGCTGGGTTCGCAAGCAGCTGGCGAAACAAAGGCAGCAGAAACGCAAGCGTCTTTCCAGAGCCTGTCTTGGCAATTCCAATCAGATCGTGGCCGCTCATCACGTTCGGGAGAGCCTCACACTGGATAGGCGTGGGAGCCTCGAAACCGAGCGAGTCCAGCGCACTCCGTAGCGAAAGAGGCAGTCCCAGATGGTCCCACGTGATAATGGGCCGTGCAACAGACTTGCCGCGTACGGTGATCGCGTCACGGAGCCGCAATGAGTCCACCTCGTCCGGCGACAGCGAGCTGATGAACGCGCTCTCGTTGTAGAGGCGtctggtgtacgggtgttCGCTGGGAGGGTGTTCGGGCACCGacttcttgttcttctcGTTGATGGCCTGGAGAAGTTTGGCCGGGTCCAGGTGTTCTGCGTCGGTGTCGGACTCTGAGGggatgtcgtcgtcgctctcAAAGAGCGCGGCGGAGCCGTCTTTGTGCTGGCTGTGCTCCATGTTTTCGAGCAGCGTGTCCAGGTCCAGCGGGGCGTCGTCGGTTGTCTGCTCCGTATTCTCTGCTGGCCCGTCCAGCAGGTTTTTGCGCACCAGACGGGTGGGTTTTTTAGGCGTCGTTTTTGCCTTTGCCGTGAACTTGACAGGCTTTTTCTCGGCCTCGgcctctttcttcttcttccacgCCGCTAGCTTTGCCAGCCGCGCGCGTCGCTTCTCTTCTGCACTGGTTAATGGCTGGCCCGCTACTCCAGGGCTACTTACAGCATCGGGAAACATGCTCAcaataaatatttttttttattatttattttacCTCTAATCGCATTATCCTTGCTCATATGCTTTGCTCCCCTAATGTCTAATTTGCGCAGCCTTCATCCCAACTACGGGTCGATCGCGGACCCCAGCACGGACGAAAAGCCCCACAAGCTCAACACCATGAACGGCGTCACGCTGCCCACGATCCTGAACGTGCTGTCTATTTTGATGTTCTTGCGATTCGGCTTTGTTCTGGGCCAGATGGGCATTCTGGGCacgctgttgctgctggttATGAGCTACGGCATTGACCTTCTTACGACGCTCTCCGTGAGTGCCATCGCCACCAACGGGACCGTCAAAGGCGGCGGGGCGTACTATATGATCAGTCGCAGTCTGGGGGTGGAATTTGGCGGCGCAATAGGCATCATCTTCTACATTGGCCAGGTGCTGAACTCTGCATTGAACGTGGCCGGTCTGATTGAGCCGCTGCTGTACAATTTCAACAGCCAGACCGGCGTTGTGTGGAAATTGCTGCCCACAGACTACTGGTTCCAGTTTATGTACAGCACTGTGTTTTTGGCTCTCTGCACGGTGATCTCGCTTATTGGCTCGCAGACAGTTTCGAAAGCCGGGTCGCTGCTGTGTTTTCTGCTGATTCTGTCGACGCTGTCGGTGCCGCTGTCGTCGCTCGTGGTGGCTCCGTTTTATTCGAAGGAAAACGACGCCTTCTACACGGGCATTTCCTGGGCCACCTTTACAGAAAACTTGCTCCCGCACTTCACGCAAGGTGCTGCGGGCTCGCAACTGCCGCGCAAGGAGAATTTCAGAGACGTGTTTGGCATTTTCTTCCCTGCTACGGCAGGTATCTTTGCTGGCGCGTCCATGAGCGGTGACCTGAAAAACCCGTCCAAATCCATCCCGCTAGGAACGCTGAGCGGGCTGTTGATCACGTTTGTGTGCTATCTCCTGGTAATCATTTCTATGGGATGCTCAATCCCGCGCGAACTGCTCTACAAAGACGTGCAAGTGCTCCAGACGGTCAATCTGTCGCCGCTGCTAATAATTGTCGGCGAGGTGTCGACGTCAGTGTTTTCGGTCATTGTCGGCCTCGTGGGCGCCGCAAAACTGCTCCAGGCCATCGCAatcgacgagatcctgCCCGGACTGCGCGTTTTCGGCACAGACTCCGTCTACGGCATCCTGTTCACGTGGCTGCTGTgccagctgtttctgtttgcCGACGTCAACCAGATCGCAACGCTCATCACCATGGCCTTTCTCATGACGTTTATCGTCACCAACGTGGCCTGTTTCCTCTTGAAACTCGGCTCTGCCCCCAATTTCAGGCCCAGCTTCCGCTATTTTGGCACAACGACCGCCCTCATGGGCACGCTGGCGTCTGGAGCAGCCATGTTCATCGTCGACGGCATTTCGGCGtccttcatcttcatcatGCTGATGGCCCTCGTCCTGTTCATCCACTACATCTCGCCGCCAAAACAGTGGGGAGACGTGTCGCAGTCGCTCATTTACCACCAGGTGCGCAAATatctgctgaaattgcGCCAGGATAACGTCAAGTACTGGCGTCCGCAGATTCTGCTGCTCGTCGACAACCCGCgaacaagctggaaattaattaatttcTGCAACCACCTCAAAAAAGGCGGTCTTTACA from Ogataea parapolymorpha DL-1 chromosome VI, whole genome shotgun sequence encodes:
- a CDS encoding RNA helicase in the DEAD-box family, necessary for prespliceosome formation — protein: MFPDAVSSPGVAGQPLTSAEEKRRARLAKLAAWKKKKEAEAEKKPVKFTAKAKTTPKKPTRLVRKNLLDGPAENTEQTTDDAPLDLDTLLENMEHSQHKDGSAALFESDDDIPSESDTDAEHLDPAKLLQAINEKNKKSVPEHPPSEHPYTRRLYNESAFISSLSPDEVDSLRLRDAITVRGKSVARPIITWDHLGLPLSLRSALDSLGFEAPTPIQCEALPNVMSGHDLIGIAKTGSGKTLAFLLPLFRQLLANPAAPSVRALVMTPTRELAMQIFNESSVFLEALKLRGCCCYGGQSISQQIAEIKKGCDLVVGTPGRIIDLLCANNGRVLRLSHVTYLVLDEADRMFDMGFEPQVMKILKVTRPDRQTVLFSATFPPRMEALARRCLTDPVEVLVGAKNLVNDKIMQQFEILDEEQKFGRLLQVLARFQSSDSGKILIFVDKQDSCDSLANQLIIRGYPTLSLHGGKEQIDRDGIISDFKSNVIDILVATSVASRGLDVKDLNLVVNYDSPNHMEDYVHRVGRTGRAGRSGTAVTFVTRHQERSASDIVRLLELSGTQPPAELAQIASRFREKLKRGEVKYGSGFGGRGLEKLAEIREQKKKLDRTLYEGENGSETNYDDDDDDETAEVPSDKLNNFQVVFGSIKRGPDSAVHHAKMNINDLPQSTRWHMSNKDNINKVVEATGTSITTKGRYYGPGKEPGAKDDPKLYLLIEGDNEMSVRQAVEMFKRSLVEGLKDSLDERKRKFTIV